In Candidatus Dadabacteria bacterium, the genomic window CCACATCGTTTGATATCGCTCTCTATTCCGAGTTCGAATCGCAGGAAGATCTCGAGGTCTACAAGGAGCATCCCGAGCACCAGAGGGTCGCGCAGTTCGTTCGGCAGGTAGCTATAGATGCGGTTGTTGTCGACTACGAAACGTAATTTTTCTGGTTCCGTCTAGCGGTTGAATAAGGAGATATATCAAGTGCGGACACCCTGTTATCTGCGTACATGTGGTAACCGAGCGTGGCTATCATGGCCGCGTTATCAGTGCAAAGAGCGGGCGAGGGGATAAAAACATTTATTCCTTTGCTTCTTATTCTCTCTTCGCTTAGCTGCCTTAACCTTGAGTTGCAGGCTACTCCGCCTGCTAAAACGACGCCTTCCACTCCGTTTTTCCTCGTGGCATTAAGCGTCTTGTCAATAAGAGTTTCCACTATGGCTTCCTGATACCCGGCGCATACGTCAAAGAGGCTCTCTTCGCTTTTAACCGGGTTTTTCCTTATGTGGTTAAGAAGAGCGGTTTTAAGCCCGCTGAAACTGAAATCAGGGGATTCATTGTTAAACGGTCTTGGAAAACTGATAGCGTCGGGGTCGCCGTTTTTTGAAAGCCTGTCTATTTCGACTCCTCCGGGATATCCGAGCCCGAGGGCTTTCGCTCCCTTGTCAAAAGCCTCCCCCGCGGCATCGTCTCTCGTGCTTCCGAGCAGTTCGAAGTCAAGAAAGCCCCTTACCATGTAAAGGTTCGTGTGTCCTCCGGAAACTATGAGTGCGACAAACGGGAAATCAATTTCGTTCTCCAGATGCGCCACTGCTATGTGCGATTCCAGATGGTTTACTCCCACAAGGGGTTTCCCATGGGAGAATGCAAGGGCCTTCGCGGTCGAAATTCCGACCATGAGCGAACCTATGAGTCCGGGTCCCTGGGTTACCGCTATGGCTTCAACTTCCCCCGCTGAAGTCTCGGCAGTCTCGAGTGCTTGATTGATTACCTGGAGAATTATTTCCGTGTGCATGCGCGACGCTATCTCCGGGACGACTCCGCCAAAGGCGTTATGAACGTCGATTTGAGAGGAAACTACGTTTGAGAGCATCTGTTTTCCGTCTCTTACCACTGCTGCGGAAGTCTCGTCGCATGACGTCTCAATACCCAAAATGAGATAAGACATAAACCGAACCTCTTTGATGAACTGGATAATAACTTTACCCAAGTGTTCGATTTAGTGAACGGGAAGGGCTTTCGGTTTTACCCAGTTTCCATGGGAAGGTGTTCCGGTTAACATTCGGTGGGTTGTGAGTGTTTTTATGTTGTAGAGGTTTTGATGCCGAAGATCTTCAGGATACTGATTCCATCTCTTTTTATTTTTCTTTTGTCTGCCTGCGGTTGCGGGGAAAGAACCGCCCCAGGCGAGCGTGTTGAGGTTCCATCAGAATCGATATCCGAGGAACCTCATTCGGAACCAATGCCTACTGAAACTCTTGGGGAAACACCGCCCCTGGAGATTCCCGTGGACCCAATGCTCTCGGGCATATCCCTTCCCGGGGATTTTTCGATCTCCCTTTATTCAAACGAAGTACCCGGTGCACGTTCGCTTGCTCTTGGAGCCGATGGCACATTGTTTATCGGTACTAGGTCTAAAACCGTGTATGCCCTTAGTGATACGGATGGCGATAACTACGCCGAAACTGTCCATATAATTGCGGACAACCTCAATACTCCAAACGGTGTTGCGTTTCGGGATGGGGCACTTTATGTTGCGGAAATAAGCCGGATTCTCCGCTATGACGGGATCGAAAGCCGTCTCTCATCTCCTCCAGCCCCCGTAGTCATCATTGATACGCTTCCTAGGGATACGCATCATGGGTGGAAATTCATCCGGTTCGGACCGGACGGAAGACTCTATGTTCCGGTCGGAGCGCCGTGCAACGTCTGCAAAAGGGGCGACGAGCGCTACGCAGCGATCCTGAGGGTCAATCCCGACGGAACGAATCTTGAGGTTTTCGCCCATGGAGTGAGAAACACCGTGGGTTTTGACTGGCATCCGGAATCTGGTGTGCTTTGGTTTACAGACAACGGAAGGGACAACATCAGCAGAGACCAGCGAATTAATGATAACAGCCCTCCGGACGAACTTAACCGTGCCGGGGAATCCGGACTTCATTTCGGTTTTCCTTACTGCCACGGGGCGGATGTCCAAGATCCGCAGTTCGGTTCGGAGCGCAGTTGTGATGAATTTACTTCTCCCCAGTGGGAGCTTCCTGCGCACGTTGCGGCGCTCGGCATGCGCTTCTATATGGGCTCCATGTTCCCCGCGTCTTGGAAAAACGTGATCTTCATCGCGGAGCACGGCTCATGGAACAGAATCGTGCCCATAGGTTACAGGGTGACCTCAGTGCGCCTCGACGAATTGGGGAACGCGGCTTCATACGATGTGTTCGCCCATGGGTGGCTTGGGAGTGACGGAACTGCTTGGGGAAGGCCAGTTGACGTTCTAGTTGCCCCCGACGGAGCACTGCTCGTATCCGATGACCGCAGGGGAGCCGTTTACAGGATTTCTCGCTGAAAGATCGGGGCATCACCAAGGCATTTTTGTTATCCAAATTATTGGGAATTATAAACTTTACTTGACAAAATACAACCATGTTTGATAAAATAATTCCGTCTGTCAATTTAGTACAAGGCGGAAAAATGAAAAACAGAACCATTTTTATCCGTGATAACCTTGAAGTTATGCGAGGTATAGCCGATGAATGTATAGATCTCATTTATCTGGACCCACCGTTTAATTCCAACCATGATTATGCCGCTCCTATAGGTAGTCAAGCCGCGGGTGCGGAATTCAAAGATACATGGGGATTATCAGATATAGACTTGGCATGGCATGGAGAAATAGAAAGTCAATATCCTGGTCTTTATAAACTCTTGGAAACTACAAGAGAGATACACGGAAAGTCTATGATGAGCTATCTCATTTACATAGCCATCAGGATTATGGAAATGAAGCGAATTTTGAAACCTACAGGTTCTATCTATCTTCATTGTGACCCCACTGCTTCTCATTACTTAAAATTGCTCATGGATGAAGTTTTCGGAAGGAAATTTTTCAGAGATGAAATTGTATGGAGAAGAAATGAATCAGGGGCCAAAGGGAGTCAACACGCGTCGAAACGTTGGGGTAATAATGTAGATCATTTGTTGTTTTATACGAAAGGAAAAAACTTCCAATTTGATCCGCGCATAATCAAAAATTTAACAGAATCGGAAATCAATAATATGTTTCCTAAAATCGACGAATATGGAAACCGATACAACACTAAAACAACAGCTTGGCGGTCGCCGTCTATGGGAGATCGCCCTAACTTATGCTATGAGTTTCGGGGCCATTATCCACCATA contains:
- the tsaD gene encoding tRNA (adenosine(37)-N6)-threonylcarbamoyltransferase complex transferase subunit TsaD; amino-acid sequence: MSYLILGIETSCDETSAAVVRDGKQMLSNVVSSQIDVHNAFGGVVPEIASRMHTEIILQVINQALETAETSAGEVEAIAVTQGPGLIGSLMVGISTAKALAFSHGKPLVGVNHLESHIAVAHLENEIDFPFVALIVSGGHTNLYMVRGFLDFELLGSTRDDAAGEAFDKGAKALGLGYPGGVEIDRLSKNGDPDAISFPRPFNNESPDFSFSGLKTALLNHIRKNPVKSEESLFDVCAGYQEAIVETLIDKTLNATRKNGVEGVVLAGGVACNSRLRQLSEERIRSKGINVFIPSPALCTDNAAMIATLGYHMYADNRVSALDISPYSTARRNQKNYVS
- a CDS encoding sorbosone dehydrogenase family protein, translated to MPTETLGETPPLEIPVDPMLSGISLPGDFSISLYSNEVPGARSLALGADGTLFIGTRSKTVYALSDTDGDNYAETVHIIADNLNTPNGVAFRDGALYVAEISRILRYDGIESRLSSPPAPVVIIDTLPRDTHHGWKFIRFGPDGRLYVPVGAPCNVCKRGDERYAAILRVNPDGTNLEVFAHGVRNTVGFDWHPESGVLWFTDNGRDNISRDQRINDNSPPDELNRAGESGLHFGFPYCHGADVQDPQFGSERSCDEFTSPQWELPAHVAALGMRFYMGSMFPASWKNVIFIAEHGSWNRIVPIGYRVTSVRLDELGNAASYDVFAHGWLGSDGTAWGRPVDVLVAPDGALLVSDDRRGAVYRISR